From the genome of Bacteroides sp. MSB163, one region includes:
- a CDS encoding TetR/AcrR family transcriptional regulator, with protein sequence MAVSKTKAKLVDVARQLFAKMGVENTTMNDIALASKKGRRTLYTYFKSKEDIYMAVVESELDILSDIMKRVVEKDISPDQKIIEMIYTRLDAVKEVVYRNGTLRATFFRDIWRVEKVRKRFDAKEIQLFKDVLREGVEKGVFQVDDIDMTAELVHYSVKGIEVPYIRGHIGAKLTDETRGQYVENIVFGALRRKE encoded by the coding sequence ATGGCCGTATCGAAGACAAAAGCTAAATTAGTGGATGTAGCCCGTCAGCTATTTGCGAAGATGGGTGTTGAGAATACCACAATGAACGATATCGCTCTTGCTTCTAAAAAAGGTAGAAGAACGCTTTATACCTATTTTAAAAGTAAGGAAGATATCTATATGGCTGTTGTCGAATCGGAGCTGGACATCCTTTCGGATATAATGAAGCGGGTAGTAGAGAAAGACATCTCGCCCGATCAGAAGATCATCGAAATGATTTATACCCGCCTGGATGCCGTGAAAGAGGTAGTGTACCGGAATGGAACACTCCGTGCTACCTTTTTCCGTGATATATGGCGGGTAGAGAAGGTGCGCAAACGTTTTGATGCCAAAGAAATACAGCTTTTCAAGGATGTGCTTCGTGAAGGCGTGGAGAAAGGGGTGTTTCAGGTTGACGATATCGACATGACTGCCGAATTGGTGCATTATAGTGTGAAAGGTATTGAAGTGCCTTACATACGTGGGCATATAGGTGCTAAACTGACCGATGAAACACGTGGGCAATACGTTGAGAACATCGTGTTCGGGGCACTGCGTAGAAAAGAATAA
- a CDS encoding ExbD/TolR family protein, with product MGRAKIKKKSTFIDMTAMSDVTVLLLTFFMLTSTFVKKEPVQVTTPGSVSEIKIPETNILQILVDPEGKVFMSLDKQSDLKDVLEAMGQEYGVTFTPEETKKFSLASTFGVPMKSMKKYLDLPQDQQDAVLKNEGIPTDSIDNQFKAWVRNARAANKDLRIAIKADANTPYSVIKNVMNSLQDLRENRYNLITSLKTTSED from the coding sequence ATGGGTAGAGCGAAAATAAAAAAGAAAAGTACGTTCATCGACATGACCGCGATGAGTGACGTGACTGTATTGCTGCTGACATTCTTCATGTTGACGTCTACGTTCGTGAAGAAAGAGCCGGTACAGGTTACCACTCCGGGGTCCGTATCCGAGATTAAGATCCCGGAAACGAATATCCTACAAATATTGGTCGATCCGGAGGGAAAAGTATTTATGAGTCTGGACAAACAGTCTGACTTGAAAGATGTGCTGGAAGCAATGGGGCAAGAATATGGAGTGACTTTCACTCCGGAGGAAACTAAAAAATTCTCATTGGCATCTACTTTCGGGGTACCGATGAAGAGTATGAAGAAGTACCTCGATTTGCCGCAGGATCAGCAAGACGCTGTGTTAAAGAATGAGGGGATACCTACCGACAGTATCGATAATCAGTTCAAAGCCTGGGTACGCAATGCCCGTGCCGCGAACAAAGATTTACGTATCGCCATCAAGGCGGATGCCAATACTCCTTATTCCGTAATCAAGAATGTGATGAACTCACTTCAGGACCTCAGAGAGAACCGGTATAACCTGATTACTTCTCTGAAGACTACTTCTGAAGACTAA
- a CDS encoding biopolymer transporter ExbD — translation MMAEIQENGNKNKGGKNKQKKMTVRVDFTPMVDMNMLLITFFMLCTSLSKPQTMEISMPSNDKNVTEEQQSKVKASQAITLLLGGDDKLYYYDGEPNYKDYSSLKETTYKADGLRAMLLQRNRTAVNEVNELKQQKLNLKISEEEFAKKVGEIKSGKDTPTVIIKATDDASYKNLIDALDEMQICNIGKYVITDIAEADQFLIKNYDSKGELSQNIAE, via the coding sequence ATTATGGCTGAAATACAAGAAAACGGCAATAAGAATAAAGGCGGAAAAAATAAGCAGAAGAAAATGACCGTCAGGGTGGACTTTACACCGATGGTGGACATGAATATGTTGCTGATTACCTTCTTTATGCTTTGTACTTCACTGAGCAAACCTCAGACAATGGAGATAAGCATGCCGAGCAATGACAAGAATGTTACTGAAGAGCAGCAGTCCAAAGTGAAGGCATCACAGGCTATCACATTGCTGTTGGGAGGTGACGATAAATTGTATTATTACGATGGAGAGCCCAACTATAAGGATTATAGTTCGCTGAAGGAGACAACCTATAAGGCGGATGGTCTGAGAGCAATGCTTTTGCAACGTAATAGAACTGCTGTTAATGAAGTGAACGAACTGAAACAGCAGAAACTGAATCTTAAGATATCAGAAGAAGAGTTTGCGAAAAAAGTGGGGGAAATTAAGAGTGGAAAGGATACCCCGACCGTGATTATCAAAGCCACCGATGACGCTTCGTACAAGAATCTGATTGATGCACTCGATGAAATGCAGATATGTAATATAGGTAAGTATGTGATTACGGACATCGCTGAAGCTGATCAGTTCCTGATAAAGAACTACGATAGTAAAGGTGAATTGTCGCAGAATATTGCCGAATAA
- the fabG gene encoding 3-oxoacyl-[acyl-carrier-protein] reductase — protein sequence MGLLDGKTAIVTGAARGIGKAIALKFASEGANIAFTDLVIDENAENTAKEIEAMGVKAKGYASNAANFEDTAKVVEAIHADFGRIDILVNNAGITRDGLMMRMSEQQWDMVINVNLKSAFNFVHACTPIMMRQKGGSIINMASVVGVHGNAGQANYAASKAGMIALAKSIAQELGSRGIRANAIAPGFILTDMTAALSDEVRAEWAKKIPLRRGGTPEDVANIATFLASDMSSYVSGQVIQVDGGMNM from the coding sequence ATGGGATTATTAGATGGAAAAACAGCCATTGTAACTGGTGCTGCACGTGGTATCGGTAAGGCTATCGCATTAAAGTTTGCTTCTGAAGGAGCAAATATCGCATTCACTGACCTGGTGATTGATGAAAATGCAGAGAATACGGCAAAGGAAATTGAAGCAATGGGCGTGAAAGCTAAAGGTTATGCTTCAAACGCTGCTAATTTTGAAGATACTGCCAAGGTAGTAGAAGCTATTCATGCAGATTTTGGTCGCATCGATATTCTGGTAAACAATGCAGGTATCACCCGTGACGGTCTGATGATGCGTATGAGCGAGCAACAATGGGATATGGTTATCAACGTTAACTTGAAGTCCGCTTTCAATTTCGTTCACGCTTGTACCCCGATCATGATGCGCCAGAAGGGTGGTAGCATTATTAATATGGCTTCTGTAGTAGGTGTTCACGGTAATGCCGGACAAGCCAACTACGCAGCTTCCAAAGCTGGTATGATTGCTCTGGCTAAATCTATCGCACAGGAATTAGGTTCTCGCGGTATCCGTGCCAACGCTATCGCTCCGGGCTTTATCCTGACCGATATGACTGCTGCATTGTCTGACGAGGTAAGAGCTGAATGGGCAAAGAAGATTCCTTTGCGTCGTGGTGGTACTCCCGAAGACGTGGCAAACATTGCTACCTTCCTGGCTTCTGATATGTCTTCTTATGTATCAGGACAGGTGATTCAGGTAGATGGTGGTATGAATATGTAG
- a CDS encoding energy transducer TonB yields the protein MAKVDLSSSEWCDLIFSGKNKAYGAYQLREKSPKRHNIAVILVIVIALVGFSIPTLIKMATPKQKEVMTEVTTLSQLEEPEIKQEEMKRVEPVAPPPPALKSSIKFTAPVIKKDEEVRDEDEIKSQHELAETKVTISIADVKGNDEEHGKDIADLKQVVTQAEPEPEKVFDMVEQMPQFPGGQAEMMQFISKNMKYPTIAQENGTQGRVTCQFVVGADGRVRDVNVLRGVDPYLDKEAVRVIMSMPKWIPGKQNGKAVSVKYTIPVVFRLQ from the coding sequence ATGGCTAAAGTAGATTTAAGTTCTTCGGAATGGTGTGACTTGATATTCAGTGGCAAGAATAAGGCGTACGGTGCCTATCAGTTAAGAGAGAAATCGCCAAAGCGTCATAATATCGCTGTGATACTGGTGATCGTCATCGCATTGGTAGGATTTAGTATCCCTACCTTGATAAAGATGGCTACGCCGAAGCAGAAGGAAGTGATGACCGAGGTGACTACTTTGTCTCAATTGGAAGAACCGGAAATTAAGCAGGAAGAAATGAAAAGAGTGGAGCCCGTTGCTCCCCCGCCTCCTGCACTGAAGAGTTCTATCAAATTCACGGCTCCCGTCATCAAGAAGGACGAAGAAGTGAGAGATGAGGATGAAATAAAGAGCCAGCATGAACTGGCGGAAACGAAGGTGACTATTTCTATCGCTGACGTGAAAGGTAACGACGAAGAGCATGGTAAGGATATTGCCGACCTGAAACAAGTGGTTACCCAAGCTGAACCGGAACCTGAAAAGGTTTTCGATATGGTAGAACAGATGCCTCAGTTCCCCGGTGGGCAGGCTGAGATGATGCAGTTCATCAGCAAGAATATGAAGTATCCGACTATTGCCCAGGAAAACGGAACGCAGGGACGTGTGACTTGCCAGTTTGTAGTAGGTGCGGATGGTCGTGTGCGTGATGTGAATGTGCTGAGAGGTGTAGACCCTTACCTGGACAAAGAAGCTGTCCGTGTGATTATGTCCATGCCTAAGTGGATTCCTGGTAAACAGAATGGTAAAGCTGTATCGGTGAAGTATACAATTCCGGTAGTGTTTAGGTTACAATAA
- a CDS encoding GntR family transcriptional regulator, translated as MNFKESKAIYLQIADRICDEVLLGQYREEERIPSVREYAAVVEVNANTVMRSYDYLQSQEVIYNKRGIGYFVASGARALILSLRKEYFLKEEVDYFFKQMYTLGISAEDMSAMYREFSKKQK; from the coding sequence ATGAATTTTAAAGAAAGTAAAGCCATCTATCTTCAAATAGCAGATCGCATTTGTGACGAGGTACTTCTCGGGCAATATCGGGAAGAGGAACGCATACCATCCGTCAGAGAATATGCAGCTGTGGTAGAGGTGAATGCCAATACGGTGATGCGTTCATACGATTATCTACAATCGCAGGAAGTTATCTATAACAAACGTGGTATCGGTTATTTTGTTGCTTCCGGTGCTCGCGCGTTAATCCTTTCATTGCGCAAAGAGTATTTCCTCAAAGAAGAAGTAGATTATTTCTTTAAGCAGATGTATACCCTCGGTATTTCGGCGGAAGATATGTCCGCTATGTATCGGGAATTTAGTAAGAAACAAAAATAA
- a CDS encoding ATP-binding cassette domain-containing protein, with the protein MLQVENISFSYRRGKKEVLHDFSLSLEKGRVYGLLGKNGAGKSTLLYLMSGLLTPKSGKIMYHDTDVRRRLPITLQDMFLVPEEFELPPISLVSYVELNSQFYPRFSKEDMVKYLHYFEMEQDIDLGALSMGQKKKVFMSFALATHTSLLIMDEPTNGLDIPGKSQFRKFIASGMSDDRTIIISTHQVRDIDKILDHVVIMDNSHVLLDASTANICSKFLFVESDDRELAEAAIYTLPSIQGNFLMLPNTDDEESEINLELLFGAALTDPEKIKGMFHPKQNEQ; encoded by the coding sequence ATGCTACAGGTAGAAAACATTTCGTTCAGTTATCGTCGGGGTAAAAAAGAAGTCCTGCACGATTTTTCGCTCTCGTTAGAGAAGGGTAGGGTATACGGGTTACTGGGAAAGAACGGTGCCGGCAAATCTACACTGCTTTATCTGATGAGCGGTTTGCTTACTCCCAAGAGTGGGAAAATAATGTACCATGATACCGATGTACGCCGTCGGTTGCCTATTACACTACAGGATATGTTCCTAGTTCCCGAAGAATTTGAATTACCTCCTATATCTTTAGTCAGCTATGTGGAGTTGAACAGCCAGTTCTATCCCCGTTTCAGTAAGGAAGACATGGTGAAATACCTGCATTACTTCGAAATGGAGCAGGATATTGACCTGGGAGCCTTGTCTATGGGGCAGAAGAAGAAAGTCTTTATGAGCTTTGCATTGGCTACCCACACCTCACTATTGATTATGGACGAACCGACTAATGGTCTTGATATTCCGGGTAAGAGCCAGTTCCGTAAATTTATAGCTTCGGGCATGTCGGACGACAGAACTATTATTATCTCTACTCACCAGGTGCGGGATATAGATAAGATACTGGATCATGTGGTGATTATGGATAACAGTCATGTGTTGCTCGACGCATCCACTGCCAACATCTGTAGTAAGTTTCTTTTCGTTGAAAGCGATGACCGCGAATTGGCAGAAGCGGCAATTTACACGCTTCCTTCCATACAGGGTAATTTCCTGATGTTGCCGAATACGGATGATGAAGAGTCGGAGATCAATCTTGAATTGTTGTTCGGTGCTGCGCTTACGGACCCTGAGAAAATAAAAGGAATGTTTCACCCTAAACAGAATGAACAATGA
- a CDS encoding tetratricopeptide repeat protein produces the protein MSAIMKTMLVLSMGALLLAGTLSAQTPVPEWQAGVDKVKTLIQSNPAQASEEAGELLKGKNKKNVDLVTSVAHVYLDAGKITEAQEYLAMAKKANNKDPKVSVLEGDIALAQKNIGQACQLYEQAIYFDPNCKEAYLKYAQAYKSASPTQAIEKLEQLKAVDPNCLEADRELAEVYYSGNRFGKAVEMYTKFIDTPLATEDDMLKYAFALFLNHDFEKSLQVAQKGLQKNARHAAFNRLVMYNNTDLKRYEDAEKAADAFFNASDHADYSYLDYRYYGALLSALKKYDKAIIEYGKALDKDNTQVDLWREISDAHEMNNNYAEAIAAYRKYYDALTKDKKTPETLFQLGRLYYGQGTSLDSLAVQPADRKLALQAADSVFALVSEQAPDSYLGEMWRARTNSAMDPETTDGLAKPYYEKVMDMLLSKNEPKYNSALIECYSYLGYYYLLKSDYPTSKEFWNKILAIDPANATAKKALEGIK, from the coding sequence ATGAGTGCTATTATGAAAACGATGTTAGTTCTTAGTATGGGAGCGTTGCTGTTGGCTGGCACACTTTCCGCACAAACGCCTGTACCCGAATGGCAGGCTGGGGTAGATAAAGTAAAAACCTTGATTCAGTCCAATCCCGCACAAGCTTCCGAGGAGGCTGGGGAGTTGCTGAAAGGGAAGAATAAAAAGAATGTGGATCTTGTGACTTCTGTAGCCCATGTTTATCTGGACGCTGGAAAAATCACCGAAGCTCAGGAATATCTGGCTATGGCAAAGAAAGCCAATAACAAAGATCCCAAGGTGTCTGTATTGGAGGGTGATATTGCCCTTGCACAAAAGAATATTGGACAAGCTTGCCAACTTTATGAGCAAGCCATCTATTTTGATCCGAATTGCAAGGAAGCCTACCTGAAGTATGCGCAGGCTTATAAGTCTGCCAGTCCTACACAGGCCATTGAAAAGTTGGAGCAGCTTAAAGCAGTAGATCCGAACTGTCTGGAAGCTGATAGGGAACTGGCTGAGGTATATTATTCCGGCAACCGTTTTGGCAAAGCTGTCGAGATGTATACGAAATTCATTGACACGCCTCTTGCTACGGAAGATGATATGTTGAAATATGCTTTTGCCCTGTTCTTGAATCATGATTTCGAGAAATCATTGCAGGTTGCACAGAAGGGGTTGCAGAAGAATGCACGCCACGCTGCCTTCAACCGCCTTGTCATGTATAACAATACGGACCTGAAACGTTATGAAGATGCCGAGAAGGCTGCTGATGCTTTCTTCAATGCTTCGGACCATGCAGACTATTCTTATTTAGATTACCGCTATTATGGCGCTTTACTGAGTGCATTGAAGAAATATGATAAAGCTATTATAGAATATGGCAAGGCATTGGATAAGGATAATACACAGGTGGACTTGTGGCGTGAAATATCCGATGCCCATGAAATGAACAATAATTATGCAGAGGCTATTGCGGCTTACCGCAAATATTACGATGCATTAACTAAAGACAAGAAGACTCCTGAAACATTATTCCAGTTAGGACGTCTTTATTACGGACAGGGCACATCTTTGGATTCGCTCGCCGTGCAGCCTGCCGACCGTAAACTGGCGTTGCAGGCCGCTGATTCTGTATTCGCACTTGTTTCCGAACAAGCTCCCGACAGTTATCTGGGAGAAATGTGGCGTGCCCGGACCAATTCTGCTATGGACCCCGAAACTACTGACGGGTTAGCGAAACCTTATTATGAAAAGGTAATGGACATGTTGCTGAGTAAAAATGAACCGAAGTATAACTCTGCGTTGATAGAGTGCTACAGTTATCTGGGCTACTACTATCTGTTAAAGAGCGACTATCCTACTTCGAAAGAATTCTGGAATAAAATTCTGGCTATAGACCCCGCCAATGCTACTGCCAAAAAGGCGTTGGAAGGCATCAAATAG
- a CDS encoding MotA/TolQ/ExbB proton channel family protein, translating into METIQKKSASFKGIKSAGWVIVICFIVAVLIFHFVLGNPSNFMNNDPNNHPLPGNFLGTIYKGGFIVPVIQTLLLTVIALSIERYIAIGAAFGKGSLAKFVANIKAALAAGDMKKAQELCDNQRGSVANVVNATLKKYAEMENDTTLAKDQKLLAIQKELEEATALELPMMEQNLPIIGTITTLGTLMGLLGTVIGMIRSFAALAAGGSADSMALSQGISEALINTAFGILTGALAVISYNYYTNKIDKLTYSLDEVGFSIVQTFAATHK; encoded by the coding sequence AAAAGAAATCCGCCTCTTTTAAAGGCATCAAGTCCGCCGGTTGGGTAATCGTAATTTGCTTTATCGTTGCCGTGCTTATTTTTCACTTTGTGTTGGGAAACCCCTCTAACTTCATGAACAATGACCCGAACAACCATCCGCTGCCAGGGAACTTCCTCGGTACTATCTACAAAGGTGGATTCATCGTTCCGGTTATTCAGACTCTCTTGTTGACCGTTATTGCACTGAGTATTGAACGCTACATCGCTATTGGTGCTGCCTTCGGTAAAGGTTCATTGGCTAAATTTGTTGCTAACATCAAAGCTGCTTTGGCTGCCGGTGATATGAAGAAGGCTCAGGAGCTTTGTGACAATCAACGTGGCTCTGTAGCCAATGTAGTAAATGCTACTCTGAAGAAGTATGCTGAAATGGAGAATGATACGACTCTTGCTAAAGACCAGAAGTTACTTGCCATCCAGAAAGAATTGGAAGAAGCTACCGCGTTGGAACTGCCGATGATGGAACAGAACCTGCCTATTATCGGTACTATCACTACTCTGGGTACATTGATGGGATTGCTCGGTACGGTTATCGGTATGATCCGCTCGTTTGCCGCTCTGGCTGCCGGAGGTTCTGCTGACTCTATGGCATTGTCACAAGGTATTTCCGAGGCTTTGATTAATACTGCCTTCGGTATCTTAACCGGTGCATTGGCCGTTATCTCCTATAACTATTATACCAATAAGATTGATAAGTTAACTTACAGCCTTGACGAGGTTGGTTTCTCTATCGTGCAGACATTTGCAGCTACGCATAAATAA
- a CDS encoding substrate-binding domain-containing protein: MKTVKQLQLLSLAVMLLAVSACQSKPKDGLADTYTSGVIAIAADESFQPIVQEEVDVFEGLFPLAGIVPRYVTEVEAVNLLLKDSLRLAITSRRLTSEEVNSFNSRKFFPQEIKIATDGLALITNRENPDTLITVNEIRSILTGKVTQWKEIYPASRLKDIRLVFDNKNSSTVRFAVDSICKGAPLSDQVKALKTNREVIDFVSKTPDAIGIIGVNWLSDRNDSTGLSFSKEVRVMSVSAADKATPENSFKPYQAYLFYGDYPLARSIYALLNDPRSALPWGFASFLASDRGQRIILKSGLVPATQQVRVVNIKDK; this comes from the coding sequence ATGAAAACGGTGAAACAACTTCAACTTTTGAGTTTGGCAGTGATGCTGCTTGCAGTGTCTGCCTGCCAAAGTAAGCCTAAGGACGGGCTGGCGGATACGTACACTTCGGGTGTGATAGCAATTGCTGCGGACGAAAGTTTCCAGCCTATCGTACAGGAAGAGGTGGATGTATTTGAAGGACTGTTTCCTCTGGCAGGAATTGTCCCCCGTTATGTGACGGAAGTGGAAGCCGTCAATCTATTGCTCAAGGACAGTCTGCGGTTGGCTATAACCAGTCGCAGGCTGACATCGGAGGAGGTGAACTCTTTCAATAGCCGGAAGTTCTTCCCGCAGGAGATAAAGATTGCTACGGATGGGTTAGCGTTGATTACGAACAGGGAGAATCCTGATACGTTGATCACCGTGAATGAAATTCGCAGCATCCTGACGGGAAAGGTTACACAATGGAAGGAAATTTATCCGGCATCTCGGCTGAAGGATATCCGCTTGGTATTTGATAACAAAAACTCCAGTACCGTGCGTTTTGCGGTAGATTCCATTTGTAAGGGTGCTCCGTTATCGGACCAGGTGAAAGCATTGAAAACCAACAGAGAGGTCATCGACTTTGTGTCAAAGACTCCTGATGCTATTGGTATTATCGGTGTGAATTGGCTGAGCGACCGTAATGATAGCACAGGGCTCTCCTTCAGCAAAGAAGTACGTGTGATGTCCGTCAGCGCTGCCGACAAGGCGACGCCGGAAAACAGTTTCAAACCTTATCAGGCATATTTGTTTTACGGTGATTATCCGTTGGCACGCAGCATCTATGCCCTGTTAAACGATCCGCGGAGTGCGCTTCCGTGGGGATTTGCCTCCTTCCTCGCTTCCGACCGGGGACAGCGGATTATTTTAAAGTCGGGATTAGTACCCGCTACCCAACAGGTACGGGTGGTGAATATAAAAGATAAATAA